The Lycium barbarum isolate Lr01 chromosome 10, ASM1917538v2, whole genome shotgun sequence genome includes a region encoding these proteins:
- the LOC132613778 gene encoding NADPH HC-toxin reductase 1-like isoform X1 gives MEDKNSRNSKVVCVTGGAGYIASFLVKKLLEKGYTVHATLRNLEDKSKVGLLKRLPNAEGNLKLFQADIYRPEEFEQAIQGCEFVFHVATPYIHSEGSQYKNKLEAAVASVKNIGMACINSGTVKRLIYTGTVLAASPLKDDGNGFKDLMDETCWTPLNVHFPYGDDLVTDYVESKTTCEKEILNFGKLHGIEVVSLGCGLVGGTTLLSNISPSMANILSVVTGEEIYYKQFKFLEEAIGKVPIVHIEDVCEAHIFSMENNSMEGRFLCASSFVSTAEIASYYQEKYPEFHINQRYLDDPKREVKWGSNKLMEKGFVYKYDIKKILDDTISSAKELGVLNLPSPV, from the exons ATGGAGGACAAGAATAGTAGAAATTCAAAAGTGGTATGTGTTACAGGTGGTGCAGGTTATATAGCTTCTTTTCTGGTGAAAAAACTTCTTGAAAAAGGTTACACAGTTCATGCCACCCTCAGGAACTTGG AGGATAAATCAAAGGTAGGCTTGTTGAAGAGGTTGCCTAATGCAGAGGGAAATTTGAAGCTATTTCAAGCTGATATCTATAGGCCAGAAGAATTTGAGCAAGCAATACAAGGCTGTGAATTTGTTTTCCATGTGGCCACTCCTTATATACATTCTGAGGGATCTCAG TACAAGAATAAGTTAGAAGCAGCAGTTGCATCAGTGAAGAATATTGGAATGGCTTGTATAAATTCTGGTACTGTGAAGAGGCTTATATATACTGGCACTGTTCTTGCTgcttcaccattaaaggatgatGGCAATGGCTTCAAAGATTTGATGGATGAAACATGTTGGACTCCTCTCAATGTCCACTTCCCTTATGGTGATGATCTTGTTACG GACTATGTGGAATCAAAGACAACATGTGAGAAAGAAATCTTGAACTTTGGGAAATTACATGGAATTGAGGTTGTAAGCTTAGGTTGTGGTCTTGTTGGAGGTACAACACTCTTGTCAAATATCTCACCAAGCATGGCTAATATATTGTCAGTGGTAACTGGTGAAGAAATTTATTACAAACAATTCAAGTTCCTAGAAGAGGCTATTGGTAAAGTACCAATTGTACACATTGAAGATGTCTGTGAAGCTCACATTTTTTCAATGGAAAATAATTCTATGGAGGGTAGATTCTTGTGTGCTAgctcctttgtttctactgcaGAAATTGCAAGTTACTACCAAGAGAAATACCCTGAGTTTCATATCAATCAAAG GTACTTGGATGATCCAAAGAGAGAAGTGAAGTGGGGATCAAATAAGCTTATGGAGAAGGGTTTTGTGTACAAATATGATATAAAGAAGATATTGGATGATACTATTAGCAGTGCAAAGGAACTTGGAGTCCTCAACCTACCATCACCTGTTTAA
- the LOC132613778 gene encoding NADPH HC-toxin reductase 2-like isoform X2 produces MEDKNSRNSKVVCVTGGAGYIASFLVKKLLEKGYTVHATLRNLEGNLKLFQADIYRPEEFEQAIQGCEFVFHVATPYIHSEGSQYKNKLEAAVASVKNIGMACINSGTVKRLIYTGTVLAASPLKDDGNGFKDLMDETCWTPLNVHFPYGDDLVTDYVESKTTCEKEILNFGKLHGIEVVSLGCGLVGGTTLLSNISPSMANILSVVTGEEIYYKQFKFLEEAIGKVPIVHIEDVCEAHIFSMENNSMEGRFLCASSFVSTAEIASYYQEKYPEFHINQRYLDDPKREVKWGSNKLMEKGFVYKYDIKKILDDTISSAKELGVLNLPSPV; encoded by the exons ATGGAGGACAAGAATAGTAGAAATTCAAAAGTGGTATGTGTTACAGGTGGTGCAGGTTATATAGCTTCTTTTCTGGTGAAAAAACTTCTTGAAAAAGGTTACACAGTTCATGCCACCCTCAGGAACTTGG AGGGAAATTTGAAGCTATTTCAAGCTGATATCTATAGGCCAGAAGAATTTGAGCAAGCAATACAAGGCTGTGAATTTGTTTTCCATGTGGCCACTCCTTATATACATTCTGAGGGATCTCAG TACAAGAATAAGTTAGAAGCAGCAGTTGCATCAGTGAAGAATATTGGAATGGCTTGTATAAATTCTGGTACTGTGAAGAGGCTTATATATACTGGCACTGTTCTTGCTgcttcaccattaaaggatgatGGCAATGGCTTCAAAGATTTGATGGATGAAACATGTTGGACTCCTCTCAATGTCCACTTCCCTTATGGTGATGATCTTGTTACG GACTATGTGGAATCAAAGACAACATGTGAGAAAGAAATCTTGAACTTTGGGAAATTACATGGAATTGAGGTTGTAAGCTTAGGTTGTGGTCTTGTTGGAGGTACAACACTCTTGTCAAATATCTCACCAAGCATGGCTAATATATTGTCAGTGGTAACTGGTGAAGAAATTTATTACAAACAATTCAAGTTCCTAGAAGAGGCTATTGGTAAAGTACCAATTGTACACATTGAAGATGTCTGTGAAGCTCACATTTTTTCAATGGAAAATAATTCTATGGAGGGTAGATTCTTGTGTGCTAgctcctttgtttctactgcaGAAATTGCAAGTTACTACCAAGAGAAATACCCTGAGTTTCATATCAATCAAAG GTACTTGGATGATCCAAAGAGAGAAGTGAAGTGGGGATCAAATAAGCTTATGGAGAAGGGTTTTGTGTACAAATATGATATAAAGAAGATATTGGATGATACTATTAGCAGTGCAAAGGAACTTGGAGTCCTCAACCTACCATCACCTGTTTAA
- the LOC132614754 gene encoding uncharacterized protein LOC132614754 gives MAGKYIIGSIVGSFAVAYVCDTVISDGKIFGGTTPSTVTNTEWWKETDKKFQAWPRTAGPPVVMNPISRQNYIVKSSLD, from the exons ATGGCTGGCAAGTACATCATTGGTTCTATTGTTGGATCTTTTGCTGTTGCATATGTTTGTGACACTGTTATTTCCGACGGGAAAATATTTGGAG GTACTACTCCAAGCACCGTTACTAACACTGAGTGGTGGAAAGAGACGGACAAGAAATTCCAGGCATGGCCTCGCACTGCTGGTCCCCCAGTCGTCATGAACCCCATCAGCCGACAGAATTATATTGTTAAGTCAAGTCTTGATTGA